From a single Pseudalkalibacillus hwajinpoensis genomic region:
- a CDS encoding TrmH family RNA methyltransferase has translation MIIESIKNQKVKDWKKLQTRKGREKAGAYLIEGPHIVEEAAKAKTPILEVIQSEGTDLSDYPFKERPVVYTVTEKIMQELTDTETPQGIMAVCQVEEPVFPQNGKLLLLDAIQDPGNLGTIIRTADSAGYDGILLGHGTVDPYNSKVLRSTQGSIFHLPVKKANLFEEVKRLKEAGMYIYATEVSGGTPYQELERHAHFAIILGNEANGVSEELQNLVDVNVYIPIFGKAESLNVAVAAGILMYGLLPS, from the coding sequence ATGATTATAGAATCCATAAAGAATCAAAAAGTGAAAGACTGGAAAAAGCTTCAAACACGAAAAGGAAGAGAAAAGGCAGGCGCTTATTTAATTGAGGGTCCTCATATTGTTGAAGAGGCAGCAAAAGCAAAAACCCCAATATTAGAAGTGATTCAATCAGAAGGTACCGACTTATCTGATTATCCGTTTAAAGAAAGACCTGTTGTCTATACTGTTACTGAGAAAATTATGCAGGAACTAACAGATACAGAAACGCCGCAGGGAATTATGGCTGTCTGTCAGGTGGAAGAGCCTGTCTTTCCTCAGAATGGCAAACTTCTATTGCTTGATGCGATTCAGGACCCGGGGAACCTGGGGACGATTATTCGTACGGCCGATAGTGCTGGATATGATGGGATCTTATTAGGTCACGGAACCGTTGATCCATACAATAGTAAAGTACTTCGTTCCACACAGGGATCCATTTTTCATTTACCTGTGAAGAAAGCGAATTTATTCGAAGAAGTGAAAAGGTTAAAAGAAGCGGGCATGTACATTTATGCAACAGAAGTAAGTGGTGGTACCCCATATCAAGAACTTGAACGCCACGCACACTTCGCCATTATTCTCGGGAACGAGGCTAACGGTGTTTCAGAAGAGCTTCAAAATTTAGTCGATGTGAATGTATACATCCCGATTTTCGGTAAAGCTGAATCATTAAATGTAGCCGTTGCTGCAGGAATACTCATGTACGGTCTACTGCCTTCATAA
- the pheS gene encoding phenylalanine--tRNA ligase subunit alpha: MQERLQTLKEEALVQIQQASSIKEVQDIRVAYLGKKGPITEISKGMGKLSPEERPKMGQLVNEIRSAISEQIDEKTAGLEKAAVEERLKKETIDISLPGRPVKRGNHHPLTRVIEEIEDLFLGMGFSIAEGPEVETDYYNFEALNLPKDHPARDMQDSFYITDETLLRTHTSPMQARTMEKLNGEGPVKIIVPGKVYRRDTDDATHSHQFMQIEGLMVGENVRMSDLKGVLQSFAKKMFGEEREIRLRPSFFPFTEPSVEMDISCFNCGGNGCSVCKGTGWIEILGGGMVHPNVLRMSGFDPEKVTGFAFGMGPERIAMLKYGIDDIRHFYTNDSRFIKQFNSL, from the coding sequence ATGCAGGAGCGATTGCAAACGTTGAAAGAAGAAGCACTAGTACAGATTCAGCAAGCTTCTTCCATAAAAGAAGTTCAGGACATTCGGGTTGCATACTTAGGGAAAAAAGGGCCAATTACTGAAATTTCTAAAGGAATGGGTAAATTATCGCCTGAAGAGCGTCCGAAGATGGGGCAGCTCGTAAATGAAATTCGTTCAGCAATTTCAGAGCAAATTGATGAAAAAACGGCTGGTTTAGAAAAAGCTGCAGTAGAAGAAAGGCTAAAGAAAGAAACGATTGATATCTCTCTTCCAGGCCGTCCGGTTAAGAGGGGAAATCATCACCCACTAACAAGGGTCATAGAAGAAATCGAAGATCTTTTTCTTGGAATGGGCTTTTCAATTGCGGAAGGACCTGAAGTGGAAACGGATTACTACAATTTCGAAGCCTTGAACCTTCCGAAGGATCATCCAGCTCGTGATATGCAGGATTCCTTCTATATTACAGATGAAACGCTGCTTCGCACACATACGTCTCCGATGCAGGCAAGAACGATGGAAAAATTAAATGGCGAAGGCCCGGTTAAGATCATCGTGCCAGGTAAGGTATATCGCCGCGACACAGATGATGCGACACACTCGCACCAGTTTATGCAAATTGAAGGCTTAATGGTCGGAGAAAATGTTCGTATGAGTGACTTGAAAGGCGTGCTGCAATCATTTGCAAAGAAAATGTTCGGTGAAGAACGTGAAATTCGTCTGCGCCCTAGCTTCTTCCCTTTTACTGAGCCATCTGTTGAAATGGATATTTCATGCTTTAACTGCGGTGGAAACGGCTGTTCTGTATGTAAAGGAACCGGCTGGATTGAAATCCTAGGTGGCGGAATGGTGCATCCGAACGTGCTTCGTATGTCCGGATTCGATCCTGAAAAAGTAACAGGCTTTGCATTTGGTATGGGCCCTGAACGAATTGCTATGCTGAAATACGGCATTGACGACATTCGCCACTTCTATACAAATGACAGCCGATTCATAAAACAATTTAATTCACTATAA